One part of the Numenius arquata chromosome 24, bNumArq3.hap1.1, whole genome shotgun sequence genome encodes these proteins:
- the CD34 gene encoding hematopoietic progenitor cell antigen CD34: MLFLGSLKIMKWRQLFWIAFCVVELSGNVFGNPTETPTPTATATKGSSSAAATGATEATSSAKPMPETSAAAGSLAASPTSSGLSSEQSSPQSSRAPTQPLGTPSEPDHTSQGVPATESPTPRPSTMAETPGSTSALTSSSATSEHPRVSAATTPLPTGRDSPKPITCHNVKELSDTGAICLQLNESITCKHFLEKKGSDLWSAICEGGTHRLPSPCQIQLAKSEVDHDCLLLILVGERDPATDMLQKSHWEKFGIKSLKRGSVRNHQDFSQKTLIALVTSGLLLAFLGLAGYFLMKRRSWSPAGERLAEDPYYTENGGQANTMLMMPPQEQPELQEKPNLNGGTQENGTGQASSKNGHSGRQHSAADTQM; encoded by the exons ATGCTGTTCCtgggaagtttaaaaataatgaagtggAGGCAGCTTTTCTGGATTGCGTTCTGTGTGGTGGAGTTGTCTG GCAACGTGTTTGGGAACCCAACGGAGACCCCCACACCCACGGCCACAGCcaccaaaggcagcagcagcgcgGCAGCCACCGGGGCCACCGAAGCCACCAGCAGCGCCAAGCCAATGCCAGAGACATCTG CTGCAGCCGGGTCCCTGGCAGCCAGTCCCACCTCCTCAGGGCTCAGCAGCGAGCAGTCCAGCCCCCAGTCCAGCCGAGCCCCCACGCAGCCGCTGGGCACCCCCTCGGAGCCAGACCACACCAGCCAAGGGGTCCCCGCAACCGAGAGCCCCACGCCACGACCCAGCACGATGGCAGAAACCCCCGGGTCCACGTCAGCTCTGACGAGCTCCTCTGCCACCTCGGAGCATCCTCGCGTCTCCGCTGCCACCACGCCGCTGCCCACAGGCAGGGACAGCCCAAAG cCCATTACGTGCCACAATGTCAAAGAGCTGAGTGACACTGGAGCCATCTGCTTGCAGCTCAACGAGTCCATCACTTGC aaacattttttagAGAAGAAGGGGTCGGACTTATGGAGCGCAATCTGCGAAGGGGGCACCCACCGcctgccctccccctgccagatCCAACTCGCTAAATCTGAGGTGGACCACGACTGCTTGCTCCTCATCCTCGTCGGCGAGAGAG ATCCTGCTACAGACATGCTCCAGAAGTCTCACTGGGAAAAG tttggaatAAAATCCCTTAAACGGGGGAGCGTGAGGAACCACCAGGACTTTTCTCAGAAGACCCTGATTGCCTTGGTCACATCTGGCCTCCTGCTGGCGTTCCTGGGCTTGGCCGGCTATTTCCTGATGAAGCGGCGGAGCTGGAGCCCCGCGGGAGAGAGACTG GCTGAAGACCCGTATTACACGGAAAACGGTGGCCAGGCAAACACAATGCTGATGATGCCCCCCCAAGAGCAACCCGAGCTGCAGGAGAAGCCAAACCTCAACGGTGGGACTCAGGAGAACGGGACGGGCCAAGCGTCCTCCAAAAACGGCCACTCGGGCAGGCAGCACAGCGCCGCCGACACCCAAATGTGA